In Vulgatibacter sp., a single genomic region encodes these proteins:
- the hemB gene encoding porphobilinogen synthase encodes MPAPIRGRRLRRTETLRRMVRETELDAGDFIYPIFVEEGSGLRRPIPSMPGISNLSIDTAVEEAKKARDLGIPSLLLFGIPPHKDEIGSQGYAEDGVIPRALRAIKEAVPELVLVTDVCMCEYTTHGHCGVIHDGDVDNERTLPLLAKTAVVYAQAGADIVAPADMMDNRVAAIRGALDESGFGHTPIMSYAAKYASAFYGPFRDAAQSAPSHGDRRGYQMDPANGREAIRMVKRDVEEGADLIIVKPALAYLDVIRDVRQALEVPVVAYNVSGEYAMLKAAAQNGWIDGERAVLESLTSMKRAGADLIITYHALEAARALARR; translated from the coding sequence CTGCCCGCTCCCATCCGCGGCCGCCGTTTGCGCCGTACCGAGACGCTCCGGCGGATGGTCCGTGAAACCGAGCTCGACGCCGGCGACTTCATCTATCCGATCTTCGTCGAGGAGGGCTCCGGCCTCCGCCGGCCCATCCCCTCGATGCCCGGGATCAGCAACCTCTCCATCGACACCGCGGTGGAGGAGGCGAAGAAGGCCCGCGACCTCGGCATCCCCTCCCTCCTCCTCTTCGGGATCCCGCCCCACAAGGACGAGATCGGCAGCCAGGGCTACGCCGAGGACGGCGTCATTCCCCGGGCCCTGCGCGCGATCAAGGAAGCGGTGCCCGAGCTGGTCCTCGTGACCGACGTCTGCATGTGCGAGTACACGACGCACGGGCATTGCGGCGTGATCCACGACGGCGACGTGGACAACGAGCGGACCCTGCCGCTGCTGGCGAAGACCGCGGTGGTCTACGCGCAGGCAGGCGCGGACATCGTCGCTCCCGCCGACATGATGGACAACCGCGTGGCGGCGATCCGCGGGGCCCTCGACGAGAGCGGCTTCGGCCACACGCCGATCATGAGCTACGCGGCGAAGTACGCCTCCGCCTTCTACGGCCCCTTCCGCGACGCCGCGCAGAGCGCGCCCTCCCACGGTGACCGCCGCGGCTACCAGATGGATCCCGCCAACGGCAGGGAGGCGATCCGGATGGTGAAGCGCGACGTGGAGGAGGGCGCGGACCTGATCATCGTCAAGCCGGCGCTGGCCTACCTCGACGTGATCCGCGACGTCCGGCAGGCCCTCGAGGTGCCGGTGGTCGCCTACAACGTCTCCGGCGAGTACGCGATGCTCAAGGCCGCCGCGCAGAACGGCTGGATCGACGGCGAGCGCGCCGTGCTCGAGAGCCTCACCTCGATGAAGCGCGCCGGCGCCGACCTCATCATCACCTACCACGCGCTGGAGGCTGCCCGGGCGCTCGCCCGGCGCTGA
- a CDS encoding hydrogenase maturation protease translates to MSSVLIAGVGNVFFGDDAFGVEVARRLARLALPPGTRAIDFGIRGLHLAYELLDPVDLLVIVDAVPRGRAPGTLYVIDPALEGITALAQPDAHGMELPSVFAALRSLGGTLPPTRIVGCEPLDVQEGFGLSPPVAAALDTAVQLVLEVAAAGGGLQPAMEAKG, encoded by the coding sequence GTGAGCTCGGTCCTGATCGCTGGGGTCGGAAACGTCTTCTTCGGCGACGACGCCTTCGGGGTCGAGGTGGCGCGCCGCCTCGCCCGCCTGGCTCTCCCGCCCGGAACCCGGGCGATCGACTTCGGCATCCGCGGCCTCCACCTGGCCTACGAGCTCCTCGATCCGGTCGATCTGCTGGTGATCGTCGACGCGGTGCCGCGGGGCCGCGCGCCGGGGACGCTCTACGTGATCGACCCGGCGCTCGAGGGGATCACCGCGCTGGCGCAGCCGGATGCCCACGGGATGGAGCTCCCCTCGGTCTTCGCGGCGCTGCGCTCGCTGGGCGGCACCCTGCCCCCCACACGCATCGTCGGCTGCGAGCCCCTCGACGTGCAGGAGGGCTTCGGCCTCTCCCCGCCGGTGGCGGCGGCGCTGGACACAGCGGTGCAGCTGGTGCTCGAGGTCGCTGCAGCAGGCGGTGGGCTGCAGCCGGCGATGGAGGCGAAGGGATGA
- a CDS encoding ATP-grasp domain-containing protein produces the protein MRIALTHNLRLTDSEDEAEFDTAATIDALAGHLERLGHRVERLEVSGPASRTVARLEAWSPDLVFNTAAGRRGRFREAFYPALFEELGMPYTGSDAYALAVTLDKQLSKMIVAQHGIATPAWQFVERLEDLELRRFRFPVIVKPNFEGSSKGITQESVVEEAALLPVRVAEMLSRWPAGVLVEEFVAGRDITVPYLEAFADAPSQGVLAPAEYLFDPAVMAGRRHAIYDYELKTSLEDAVAVRAPAQIGRETEAVLRLTARRVFGLLGCKDLGRIDFRITPEGAVYFLEVNALPSLQPGSSIYASAKLQGLDEKGVVEAVVRNAVKRYAIKDSGRSKARPRKSGPLKVGFTYNVKRVTPTIDGAQDAEAEYDSPKTLQAIRDAIASWGHEVIDLEATSELPSLLSSTSVDVVFNIAEGFKGRNRESQIPALLELLDIPYTGSDPSALGIALDKGLAKRMVRTHGILTPQYFLMHTGKEKLPKDLRWPLMVKPVAEGSSKGVISKSVCENEQELREVAREMALKYRQPALVEEYISGREFTVGLLGERRPRVLPPMEIVFVDQTMKNPIYSFEMKQDWDNRIRYDAPAQIDEKTRRRLEDAARSAFTALGCRDVARIDFRMDEQGRIYFIECNPLPGLTPGWSDLVLISQSAGMDYRTLIGEILSGAIRRYTQRERERRAQENARPNAALVQVAEAGKRAG, from the coding sequence ATGCGCATCGCGCTGACCCACAACCTGCGGCTGACCGATTCCGAAGACGAGGCCGAATTCGACACCGCGGCGACCATCGACGCCCTCGCCGGTCACCTGGAGCGGCTCGGCCACCGGGTGGAGCGGCTCGAGGTGAGCGGCCCCGCCTCGCGGACGGTGGCGCGGCTCGAGGCCTGGTCGCCGGACCTCGTCTTCAACACCGCAGCAGGGCGGCGCGGGCGCTTCCGCGAGGCCTTCTATCCGGCGCTCTTCGAAGAGCTGGGCATGCCCTACACCGGCAGCGATGCCTACGCGCTGGCGGTGACCCTCGACAAGCAGCTCTCGAAGATGATCGTGGCGCAGCACGGGATCGCCACGCCCGCCTGGCAATTCGTGGAGCGGCTCGAGGATCTCGAGCTCCGCCGCTTCCGCTTCCCCGTGATCGTGAAGCCGAATTTCGAGGGCTCGTCGAAGGGCATCACCCAGGAGTCGGTGGTCGAGGAGGCGGCGCTTTTGCCGGTGCGGGTGGCGGAGATGCTCTCCCGCTGGCCCGCCGGCGTCCTCGTCGAGGAGTTCGTGGCGGGGCGGGACATCACCGTGCCCTACCTCGAGGCCTTCGCCGACGCGCCCTCGCAGGGCGTGCTCGCCCCTGCCGAATATCTCTTCGACCCGGCGGTGATGGCGGGGCGGCGCCACGCCATCTACGACTACGAGCTGAAGACGAGCCTCGAGGACGCGGTGGCGGTGCGGGCGCCGGCGCAGATCGGCCGCGAGACCGAGGCCGTGCTCCGCCTCACCGCGCGCCGGGTCTTCGGGCTCCTCGGCTGCAAGGACCTCGGCCGCATCGATTTCCGGATCACGCCGGAGGGGGCGGTCTACTTCCTCGAGGTGAACGCGCTCCCCTCGCTCCAGCCCGGCTCCTCGATCTACGCCTCGGCGAAGCTGCAGGGCCTCGACGAGAAGGGCGTGGTCGAGGCGGTGGTCCGCAACGCGGTGAAGCGCTACGCGATCAAGGACTCGGGGCGCTCCAAGGCGCGGCCCCGGAAGTCGGGACCGCTCAAGGTGGGCTTCACCTACAACGTGAAGCGGGTCACCCCGACCATCGACGGCGCCCAGGACGCAGAGGCCGAATACGACTCCCCGAAGACCCTGCAGGCGATCCGCGACGCGATCGCCTCGTGGGGCCACGAGGTGATCGATCTCGAGGCGACCTCCGAGCTGCCGAGCCTGCTCTCCAGCACCTCGGTCGACGTGGTCTTCAACATCGCCGAGGGCTTCAAGGGCCGGAACCGCGAGAGCCAGATCCCGGCGCTCCTCGAGCTCCTCGACATCCCCTACACCGGCAGCGATCCTTCGGCGCTGGGCATCGCCCTCGACAAGGGCCTCGCCAAGCGCATGGTCCGCACCCACGGGATCCTCACGCCGCAATACTTCCTGATGCACACCGGCAAGGAGAAGCTGCCGAAGGATCTCCGCTGGCCGCTGATGGTGAAGCCGGTGGCGGAGGGTTCCTCGAAGGGCGTGATCTCCAAGAGCGTCTGCGAGAACGAGCAGGAGCTCCGCGAGGTGGCCCGGGAGATGGCGCTCAAATACCGCCAGCCCGCGCTGGTGGAGGAGTACATCTCCGGCCGCGAGTTCACCGTGGGGCTCCTCGGCGAGCGCAGGCCCCGGGTGCTGCCGCCGATGGAGATCGTCTTCGTCGACCAGACGATGAAGAACCCGATCTACAGCTTCGAGATGAAGCAGGATTGGGACAATCGGATCCGCTACGACGCCCCGGCGCAGATCGACGAGAAGACGCGGCGCCGCCTCGAGGACGCCGCCCGATCCGCCTTCACCGCCCTCGGCTGCCGCGACGTGGCCCGCATCGACTTCCGCATGGACGAGCAGGGGCGGATCTATTTCATCGAGTGCAACCCGCTTCCCGGCCTGACGCCGGGCTGGAGCGATCTCGTCCTCATCTCGCAGTCGGCGGGCATGGACTACCGGACCCTCATCGGCGAGATCCTCTCCGGCGCGATCCGGCGCTACACGCAGCGGGAGCGCGAGCGCCGGGCGCAGGAGAACGCCCGGCCGAACGCGGCGCTGGTGCAGGTGGCAGAGGCGGGCAAGCGCGCGGGCTAG
- a CDS encoding P1 family peptidase, which produces MGSSDRQERVRARELGLPLGRYRPGPHNAITDVEGVLVGHATIVRGSGRLVPGRGPVRTGVTAILPAGGGVFDERVVGGGFVLNGAGELSGLTQLMEWGLIETPILLTNTLSVGAVSDAVVNWLVERHPGIGAEHDVLIPLVGECDDSWLNDVAGRHVRQEHVFEALRSAKGGPVAEGNVGGGTGMITCDLKGGIGTASRKLPEKQGGYTLGVLVMSNFGRLADLRVAGLPIGEHLARKLRGMAVRRSLYGSIIAVVATDAPLQTHQISRLCKRVALGIGRVGSYAAHGSGEIVIGFSTANRVPRRSRKMVYRIKVLLDTRMDPLYQAVMECTEEAILNALCMATGMEGANGNFSPALPLDEVRDYAALLRKPILRPTPRDEE; this is translated from the coding sequence ATGGGCTCGAGCGATCGGCAGGAGCGGGTGCGGGCCCGGGAGCTGGGCCTGCCCCTGGGGCGCTACCGCCCCGGCCCCCACAACGCGATCACCGACGTGGAAGGCGTGCTCGTCGGCCATGCCACCATCGTGCGCGGCAGCGGCAGGCTGGTGCCCGGGCGTGGTCCCGTGCGCACCGGCGTCACCGCGATCCTCCCCGCTGGCGGAGGCGTCTTCGACGAGCGCGTCGTCGGTGGCGGCTTCGTCCTCAACGGCGCCGGCGAGCTCTCCGGCCTCACCCAGCTGATGGAGTGGGGGCTGATCGAGACGCCGATCCTCCTCACCAACACGCTCTCGGTGGGCGCCGTCTCCGACGCGGTGGTGAATTGGCTGGTGGAGCGCCACCCCGGCATCGGCGCGGAGCACGACGTGCTCATCCCGCTGGTGGGCGAGTGCGACGACTCCTGGCTCAACGACGTCGCCGGCAGGCACGTCCGGCAGGAGCACGTCTTCGAGGCGCTCCGCTCCGCGAAGGGCGGCCCGGTGGCGGAGGGGAACGTCGGCGGCGGCACCGGCATGATCACCTGCGACCTGAAGGGCGGCATCGGCACCGCCAGCCGCAAGCTCCCGGAGAAGCAGGGCGGCTATACCCTCGGCGTGCTGGTGATGAGCAACTTCGGCCGCCTCGCCGATCTGCGGGTGGCGGGCCTGCCGATCGGCGAGCACCTCGCGCGCAAGCTGCGGGGGATGGCGGTCCGGCGCAGCCTCTACGGATCGATCATCGCGGTGGTGGCCACCGACGCGCCGCTGCAGACCCACCAGATCAGCCGGCTCTGCAAGCGGGTGGCGCTCGGCATCGGCCGCGTCGGCTCCTACGCCGCCCACGGCTCCGGCGAGATCGTGATCGGCTTCTCCACCGCCAACCGGGTGCCGCGCCGCTCCCGGAAGATGGTCTACCGGATCAAGGTGCTCCTCGACACGCGGATGGATCCGCTCTACCAGGCGGTGATGGAGTGCACGGAGGAGGCGATCCTCAACGCGCTCTGCATGGCCACCGGGATGGAGGGGGCGAACGGCAATTTCTCGCCGGCGCTGCCGCTGGACGAGGTGCGCGACTACGCAGCGCTCCTGCGCAAGCCGATCCTCCGGCCGACGCCACGTGACGAAGAATAG
- a CDS encoding DUF6893 family small protein, whose translation MRDLTRCRHRQESGSWPVALGLGLLVAGWALYSQWPEIRRYLRIRRM comes from the coding sequence ATGAGAGATCTGACGCGCTGCCGGCACCGGCAGGAATCGGGAAGCTGGCCTGTCGCCCTCGGCCTCGGCCTGCTGGTGGCAGGCTGGGCGCTCTACAGCCAATGGCCGGAGATACGGCGCTACCTGCGGATCCGCCGCATGTAG
- a CDS encoding RDD family protein — MLPRVLAKAADLLVAGLFAWIVPTVGGVLGIVYLLLADAMPNGQSPGKRLLGVKAVHVPTRQSCNARHSVIRNLPVAVAFGLALNPILALVAVPIALFELYMVATDPLGVRIGDVFADTQVIDAKVPLETTVPTHASTLIRRAPLAAPDVGDVEAQTRSP, encoded by the coding sequence GTGCTGCCGCGTGTCCTCGCCAAGGCAGCCGACCTCCTCGTCGCCGGCCTCTTCGCCTGGATCGTCCCCACCGTGGGCGGCGTCCTCGGGATCGTCTACCTGCTCCTCGCCGACGCGATGCCCAACGGCCAGTCGCCGGGCAAGCGGCTTCTCGGCGTGAAGGCGGTCCACGTGCCGACGCGGCAGTCCTGCAACGCCAGGCATTCGGTGATCCGGAACCTGCCGGTGGCGGTGGCCTTCGGCCTCGCCTTGAACCCGATCCTCGCCCTGGTGGCGGTGCCGATCGCGCTCTTCGAGCTCTACATGGTCGCCACCGATCCCCTCGGGGTGCGGATCGGCGACGTCTTCGCCGACACCCAGGTGATCGACGCCAAGGTCCCTCTCGAGACCACGGTGCCGACCCACGCCTCGACGCTGATCCGCCGGGCACCCCTCGCTGCCCCCGACGTCGGCGACGTCGAGGCACAGACCCGCTCACCGTGA